The sequence below is a genomic window from Coffea arabica cultivar ET-39 chromosome 4c, Coffea Arabica ET-39 HiFi, whole genome shotgun sequence.
TAATCAATCAATCATTCACACGCGCAAGAACAGTTGTAATAATTATATAGTACTTATTAATCAACGAAAACAAGCCCtcgtttcttcttctctttagAAACTTCACTGCTTTTTACCTCCTCCTCCAAGGGCTCTCTTCAGCTAAACCCTAGAGCCCTAACCCAGCCCCTTCTCTCAGGTAAATTCCCTTTTCATACGCATGCATAGTTTTGTTAATTTGGATAAGGGTTTGATGCGTGGTAGTTTGATTTTGTTCTCTAAGAAATTAGTCAAGAAATTAGTGGGTTTGGAATATGGAATTAGATCTTGGGGACTATAGAAAGACCTGAACTTTCATTTCTTATTTGGGATTTAATCCCTTTATTTCGTTGTGCTGATTATCTGTTTTTGCAACGATGAAACCCAAATTAAAAGGCTGAAATTTACTTGTCAACCCAATTTGGAATTCTgtgcaaaaccctaatttcagtTTTTTGAGAATTTGGGGGAAAAGCTTGTTCTTTATCGTCTAGTTCAATTGACAAGAGGCTCAACTTCTAGCTGTAACCATAAAGGGGTGATAGGAAATTATGAGAATAAGTAGGATTTAACTTTTGATCGGGTAGATTAACGTATACGGTCTTATGCTAttgatttgattaattttgagttgGTTTTAGTTTGATGGTTTACTATGGGATTTGTAGGTGGTTTGAAATGTCGACTCCAGCTAGGAAGAGGCTGATGAGAGATTTTAAGAGGTTGCAGCAGGACCCACCCGCTGGCATCAGTGGTGCACCTCAAGACAATAACATTATGCTCTGGAATGCTGTGATATTCGGGTGAGCTTTCGACGGAGTTGTTTTGAAACTACAGACTGTTATTGCGAGTGAATTACGTTTGCATATATGgataattttatttgtttgcatgGTTTTTCATTCACTAGTTGGTAAAacgttttctggtttcttttctGGTGTGGATTGCAGTCCTGATGATACACCTTGGGATGGAGGTAAGTCGATCATAACACTCAAAGTTTGTTCTTGCTAAGTTGATGGCATCAATGGGTGATGTGTTGGTGCATGGCTTTCAATGCTTTCTGTATGACTTTGAATTATCATACTGTGAAGTTGATGTCCTGAATGGGTGAAGTTTTGGTCCGTGGCTTCTAAAGCTTGTCTATGACTTTAAATTATGAAACTGTGTAATATTTTTAGGGTGGAATCAAGTCTACTGTGCTTCACTTACCTTTAGTTTGTTGAACAACCAGTTATCGTGTAGCTTTGCTAACCTATTCAATGTTTATGTTTAGCATATACATTCAATTGAGTTTTCACTCTGGTCAATGTCCAGACTTCATTTATGAGTTTCACATGTATGTGATGCATCTGAATTTCTAGGATCTAAAGCTCGAGGATACAGTGAAATTTTGCTTCAACTAATTTTTCTGTATAAAGTCAAGTGTTATCCTGCCTCTGAAGCCACTATGTTTGCTCCACAGATGTACTTTTCTGATGTGCGCCTGTTGCTTTTGTTGGTTTAAAGTCAGAAGCCATTTATTTTAAGGAAAATGCATAGAAATGATACAAGTTCATTCTTCTCCTGTTCTCAGTATCTTGTGTCCTAACTTTGAAGCTAGAACATCTGGCACGTTCATTCTTTCCTTTGGAGATATATTGGCTGTAAATATGTTTGCTTTGGCTTTAGGACTAGTATTTTGGTTACAGTGCATCTCTATGAACTTGATGGATCCTTATCTAACTTAATTGACCTTTGCTCTTGTACATAAAGAGGGAAATTGGAGATGTATGTTATAGTTATGAACTGCTAAACAATTCATCATAGACAATACTATTGCTTTTACAGCCTTATTTGCATTACAAGTGGTACCCTACAAAAACTATTTATTTCTGGTGTTGGGGTGATTTTTTTACTCTTTATCTATATGTAGAGGAGGGATAtgtttaggtttttttttttttttaaagatttttccaTGATAAAGTAAGTATGACATGCACAAGAAGCCTTCAGCTCTTTGTTGATTGACTTGGCTTATAGTGTCTCTTGGAAATCAATTGCAAGGTTTCGTACTATGTAAGATGTTGATTATGATCCTGGTTCATCGATTCTTCCAAGGCATGTTGACAATGGGATGACTTCTATGATCTCTTGTTCTCAGAAATACCCTGGGGAAGTTCTTAGGTGGGAAGTCTACAATTCGGACTTCCATACTCTACCACACAAGTGTCCAAATGCATGGTGCTGCATGCATTTGATTGGTTGCATTTGTACACTTGGCATCTATAGAAGTTGGAATTTTCCTGCAGAGTGCCTACTTGAGAGTTTTTATATATAAATCGGTACATGTGTGAGAGTAGATGGACAGGAAAGTGCAAACAGTTGGTCCAGATTATTCATTTGCGGGGGATTATTGCATTATTTCAGTGCAAAacggaggaaaaaaaagagatctCTGAAACCAAAAAACAATGTGATAGAGTAGGTAGGAGGAGAATAGagcttaaaagaaaaataaggttCTTCCAAGGGTTTTTTGGCACAATATTGGGAGCATACCTGTATTGACATGATTTCTGTGATTCTTGTCACATGCCATGTCATTTGTCTATGAAACATAACATTGTGAAATGTTTCACATAGTGATGTCAAATGGATGTCAaaatttgtgtgatttttaactGATACACTAAGTCATACTTAATGCTATACTTTCCCTAGAATATTTAGGCAATGTGACAATGAGATAATGTTCGTCGTATAAACAATCCATCAGAGAATTATGTAGGTTGCTTACCTGAATGCAATtattattcaaaattaagaaaatattgCTACTTTTAATCTTTTTCCAAGTATAAAAGTTGGTAGTCGTACAGTTGACTTTCAAGTTGATCTTCCACAATTCGACTTCTAAAAATCAGAAATATAATAAGAATAGAAATAATAGGGAAACAAATCAGAACGGTACTCGTCTTTGGCTAATTCCTTAGATTAtacgtgaaaaaaaaaaactcggtCAAATGTTGCTCTGACAATGAGTATGTATTAAACTAGgacaatttttttaataaagcaCTTATGCTACCGTGCTTAATCAGTATGGTAGCAGCTGTcaagtcaagaaaataaaacctgaCTTGCTCTCTGTTCTGGCAGAGGCTGCACAATTGTGCAGCCTTTgaccagatttttttttttttagaaaaaactGTCTCAGCACGGCAGGGgtgtttttattaaaaaaagtttttgcttGAGGTAATTTGTTTTCGGTCATgtggaagagtttttcttttggCATTTGTTCTTGACCCACTTAAAGCTCATTGAAGTGCCACTCTTCAGCTTTTGCGCGCCAGCAGTGGCTATTGATTTGGCTTTGTTGAATCCTGAGGCTTTCCAGCATCATTGGTTGCAGTGGAGGTGTCATCTTCGTCCATGGCACCAATTCCTCCCGCACCTCATTGATCTGCTCGGTCCGTCAGTAGCCATTTTTCTTTGGATCTAAAAACTAGGGGCAGATAATTCAGAATTAACAACTAAAATCAATTGCAATAAACCTAATAAACCTAAGCCTTTGCTTTCCTGAATAAACCTAAACCTTTGCAAGATACATAATACTGATGCCGATGAATTGCAAGATACATAATAGTAATGAAAGTTGATGAGGAAGACCCTGAAATGATGATGACAAATGTCTCCAAAGATCTCAAGAAGAATGGGAAAGATATACACAAAGAAAATCAACCTACAAAGGGAATTACCTTGCTTGGACTTAATCTTGAGGGCTGATGCTGCTGGTTCCTATGAAGAAGAAAGTGACGATGAAAAGCTTTAAGGGAACATGAAGAGATTAGTGGGGAGGTTGTATCTTGCATGTGGATAGGCAACATTTGACCAAGTGTTGTACAgtattgttttccttttttatctttGCTTTAGTAAGAATAGTACCAATCGTGTCCACTATTTCTACTTAATAGCCCTGTCTTGTAGTTGGTTAGGTTATGGGCCTACTCCAATTAAtcggtttttttttaaaaaaataaaaacacccCTGTGCAGCAATAGtaccaataattttttttttttaagaacagAGAGCaagtcagtttttttttttgactcgacAGCTGCTACCATGCTGATTAAGCACGGTAGCGTCAGtgctttattaaaaaaattgtcCTGCACGTTTAGAACACACTCATTGTCAGAGCAACATTTGaccgagttttttttttttcacgtaTAATCTAAGGAATTAGTCCTTGTCTTCACCCTCAAGCCATCTCTCTCGCCCACCTCTCTTTGTTGCATACCTCTAATCGACGTTTCTTCTATTACCCTCCTCTTCCTGCCAGCCTATCCCAATCTCCCGAGTTCCATTTCATTTCGCTTGGAATATTCAGTCCCATTTTCTTATCCCACTTCCTGTCCCAGGTTGTGAAATACTGCCACTTGTCCATTcactaaaaataagaaaatccttgTTTGGATTCTCGCTTCAAACCTTTCAAATCTTTCACATATGTTAATAACAGTGAAAATATACATCtaataaaatttagaaaatttaactcaaagaaaaaagaagttgGAAAAGTGTTCCTAATGGTATATCACCATGAGCACTTCCATTCCTCGGTGGAGACCTTCCCTCTCACGTGAACATTTGCAAGCAACCATTTTGTTCCTAAATTCCAAAAGGCCCTCAATAGAATGTTAACAGCATTTTGAAGTGTTGTGGATATTTCTTCTCCTGGAGTCAgggagaaattttgttttgtctcagaaatttatgctttcCTTTTGCCAACTTCCACATTTTTCATGACTTTGATTTCCCTTGTGATTGCTTTCTTTTGTGGTAGGAATTCAAAGCATTACAATTGCTGAAGGTGCAATCTAGGTAGCATCTGTTCAATTAGTTTAAGTAGTTGCTGAACTATAACcgttttattaggaaaattgttCAAAGTGATAGAGGAGGTTGATCGTTGTTGAGGGATAGGGAATGAAGACTGTTTTCTTCCAACTTCTATCATTAGTATGTTTAAGGACTGGAAGTTAATGAGCTTGAGCACAAATAAAATTTTCGTAGTTTTAGTAAATGGACAAGTGGTGGCTTATTAGAATGTTGGATAGTGAGTGGTGGCTTATTAGAATGTTGGATAGTGAGTGGTGGCTTATTAGAATGTTGGATAGTGAGTGGTGGCTTATTAGAATGTTGGATAGTGAGTGGGATATAAAAGTGGGATGGAAGATCCGAAGCGCGTTTTTGTTAAGCCTGATCCCACCCTCTGCTGACACTGTTGCTGTTGCCTCATTTTGCTGTTATCCACTGCCTCAGCAACCGTCTTGTTTTTGTTTCAAATATCCTCCAGCAGCCATTGGAACAGTTGTACTAATTCAGAAAGATATTGATCTAAATAGTTTGATGGTAAACTTTTCTATTTGGCTTGCAAGAGTTGAGCAAGCTGTATAGAATTTGGGTGAAGCACTGGCTGAGAGGTATGGGGGCTAACTATTTAGTTTAttacaaaaaagaataaaacaacTTTTGGAAAAGGGAGGCCTTTTTAGGTCAGCGGGTGATGGGacagttgcattttggaaatTTAATCACCTGGATGGTCACATTTGCTAAATGTGACTGCCCACCTTTTCTTTTTGCTGtgctaaaataaaagaaaaaagaaaagaaaattttggtggCAGTCATGTTTTAAATGGGGCTGCCTGCTTTAAAGTTTTGGTCCCCTCTCGCATCCCTTCTTCTTCTCCCCCTGTCCCCCCTTTCTAGCTAGCCACTTGTCTCTCTCTCCTCCTTCCACAACTAtcttttttcttccaaacataATGTTTCACAACAACAGAAAAGATGTTCAACTTTTCCATAAAACCTGTCTTTGCAATAAAACCTGGCTAAGATGTCTAGCAACCCTGCCATCCTCAACATAAGGCGTGActgaaatcaaaatcataaGAAAATTGTAGCTAGTTTGACATTCAACTGAGTATATAGCATACAAGGAAATTATATCCTATGTCATAGGCAACATAAATATTTGCAATCTGGATTGTCATgtgaaaaagagggaaaaaaattatAGCACAAATGTATGTCTAGTACTGGCTAAAGAGCCCATAAAGTGCTTAGAAAAGTATATTGTGTTCTGCAGTAATGATTGTTAAATTACAAGTTTGCTTATATGTACACTAATTGTTTCCCTAAGGGGAgtgtatgtatataagttgaTCAGCACGTAAAAGTGTAACTAAAGCAGGTTcctatgatttgagcaaataTGCATTACAAGGCAAGGAAGTAGGGTGATGTTCAAGAGCCTATTCATAGTTCATAACCCcccttcacaaaaaaaaaaaaaaaaaaaaaaaccagccaGGGTTAGTGTACTATCAGTGATTGCTTGTGTTAGTGACCCATCTTTTGTTGATAGAAGCCCATCGTAATAGGTCCCTCATGAAAGCCGAGATGACATGACTTAGATAGTAAGGGTAGATAAACACCTGCATTAGAGCTAGAGACATTCAATATAAATATGCTTGAGTGGAACTCGGCTGACAACTCTCTAGTTTCATTAAAGTACTGAAATTGAGCTAGGCCTTTTTATGGCCATCACCATTGGAGTTTAACCCATGTTTGGAGTCACGTACCTGCCTGCTGATCTTCTACTGTGCATCATCTATCATCTGTAGGTTGAATTTTCATAATGTGGTTAGGGAGGGGAGAAGAAGAAAGGGTGGGAGGGGGCCCACCAAAACTTTAAAGTAGGCGGTCCGcccatcaaaattttcttttttttcctcttcattatttttaacacaagaaaaaaatgggGCAGTTGAATGTAAGATGACCTTAAAGACAATAATCGTAAGATTCAATCCAAAGTGAGTGTTTACCATCCACTTTTACATTTGGGAGTGGGTGAAAATAGCAGAACAACTTCAGTATTGTGAATATGAATTATGATATTCTGGTGGTGGTATGTGATAAGGGAAATTCTAGATGCTATTATGTGGTGAATTAATGCAGAAAATTAATTCTTTTTGATCAAGTGGCCTTTGTTCCatgtcttttttttcccctcccttGTGCTAAGCACTGTCAGTTCTTTAAGTGGCTTTTTTATGTTTATGAGCAAGACCATGGCTCCTGGATGTTTATGCGCATTTCCTTTGGGCACATCAGGTACGTTCAAGTTGACACTTCAGTTCACGGAAGATTACCCAAACAAGCCCCCAACTGTGCGATTTGTTTCTCGGATGTTTCATCCAAATAGTAAGCATGACTATTGTATAGAATATTCATTTAAAGGCTAATTTGGCATTATTCTAATTCaggatttttattatttgagcaGTTTATGCAGATGGAAGTATATGTCTTGATATTCTTCAAAATCAGTGGAGTCCAATATATGATGTTGCAGCGATATTAACCTCAATCCAGGTAAATCACATTGGAATTGTAGCAGATGATTTTAGTTATGAGTCTGTTCTTTTTTGGTTGTCTATATGAGCCACCTTATTATGGGTATTTTCTTCGTCTCAATGTTATCGCAGGGTGGACATTTCAAATTCTGCATAGAATTGAATAATCGTAGAAATCGATTGCTTCCAGATTAGCCAATAATAGGCTGTTGGAGCAGTAATTTAGTCTGATTTTTAAATGCCAACTGAACAGTCTATTTTAATAATAAGTTTGCTAATTAAGGCATAAAATATTTCACATGTATGTGTGAGGTCCACCTTCACTAATCTGCTTCTCGTTTGCTTCATTTTGGTATACTTATTTACATGATGCTGCCTTGTTGAGTCAACTTGCACTGAGCCCAAGATGCTACTCCTAGAAATAACAAGAATCTCGTTGGCAATAAGTTAATATCTATTCGTCTTGGTAAGGAGGCACCTTTGACTTTGGTATCTGAGTTGCTAAGAAAATGTAGTTGGTGACTTGCTTTTGGTTCAAGGGAAACCGTGCAACTTTAAAAGATGCTAGAGTTGAAAATTTCACTACTCTGGGAACAGGATGGAGCAATTCCATTTTTTGTCTTTATTTCGACTTGAAGGGTGGGCTTGGTTTTAACACTGACAGGAAAGCATAGAAAGAGCCCTTGTTTTGCTTAGATCTCTTAGTTCTTTGTTCCTAGGCAATATATGGAAGAGGAAATAAAAAGAATTTAGTGGCGTCTTGACTCGATAAGGTTCCTCCTCTGAAATTGAGTCTTCACGGAGGTGAGCATCCTTAGAAACTAAAGTGACCTCACTCGGTTTCAGAATTATACAATAGAATAATCAGGGCTATCAAAGTAAGCGGAACAAAGTGTATCTATTATCGTAATTTCattcttctctttccttttcatctCCAGTTCTGCATATGTGACGAGATAAGTCAGACAGTGTTATTGCCACGTGGTTAATgaatttctttccctttctgATGCCCTAACCCCTATCACTACTTGCTCTGACATATTTGGATGACTAATTCTTTATCTGGTCAAGCACATTATCTCTCCATGCCGTAAAATTGTTATGGAGTATGAATTTCCTTAAATGCTCCACCCTCCCATCACCATTGAATATTTCTTGGCCCATGCCCGGAGTCGTTACCTTAACTGCAAGGTGGGGATGCCGAAGCCAGGCTAGTGACTGGAGTAAGTTGTAATAAGGGAGATAGCACATTGACTTGACATTTTCTGTCTACCACATGGACCTTTCTCACTGTTGCAGTTAGCAGTTGATACTTTGTCTGGGAATGGCTCAAGATATTATTGATCATGGGCTCTTTTTTAGAATACAGTTATAATTGGTTTTGCTTTTTGCAGTCTCTACTGTGCGATCCAAATCCTAATTCTCCAGCAAATTCTGAAGCTGCACGCCTGTTTAGCGAGAATAAGCGTGAATACAACCGCAGAGTCAGGGAAATTGTGGAACAGAGCTGGACTGCCGACTGATACTGTTGTGAGGCCTGCATTGGTACCAGGGATGATCTCACCCTGTTGTTGTGGGCCTGTTTAAGTTTCATCTGTCAATTTAAAGACCTTTATGCTGGCTTTCTTGAATCAAAACTCGATACTCCGGTCCTACTATATTTGTTAGGACTATTTATTTGGTATGACTTGCTGTATTTCATCATTTAGCTCCTGTAaaataggatttttctgttGTAAGCTGTCTTGGGATACACAGACATTCTGTTCCTATAAATATTGTTGTCTTGTGACATGATTCAATATGCCTTTGTGTTTTGGTTTAGTCATCAAATGTGCTTTTGATGCTTTGGTGAGAAGATTCACATTTGGCAAGCGTGTAATCCCAGTAGGGCTTACGAATGCTTTACAACTATCAGGCAACAAATGACCTAGAAAAAAAATGCGTATTCGTTTATATTTGCTGAGCAGTGTTGACTTAAAAAAAGATTAGCAGGGAAATGTGGGATTTAAGAAgcggggagggaggaggaggattTGGAGATGGGTATCTCTAAATTCTGAGATTTCAACATTGAGTATAAGTCTGTCAATTGGGTTTAAGGGGCTGGGTTTTTGTAAGTTCGAATTCAgtttatttaatttgtaatCTTTTCTGGATTTGAGTAATG
It includes:
- the LOC113740353 gene encoding ubiquitin-conjugating enzyme E2 2, which produces MSTPARKRLMRDFKRLQQDPPAGISGAPQDNNIMLWNAVIFGPDDTPWDGGTFKLTLQFTEDYPNKPPTVRFVSRMFHPNIYADGSICLDILQNQWSPIYDVAAILTSIQSLLCDPNPNSPANSEAARLFSENKREYNRRVREIVEQSWTAD